The Barnesiella intestinihominis YIT 11860 DNA window GTTCAATCCCACGATTCCTACATCGGCAACCCCCGAAGCCACAGACTCAGGAATATCGTCGTCCCTTAGAAACAACACTTCCACGGGGAAGTTTCGTGCAGGAACCAACAACGTCCTCTTCCCTCCCGGTATCTTGATACCTGCCTCCTCTAACAAAGCCATAGACTCCTCATATAGTCTCCCTTTCGACTGAATAGCTATCCTCAGCATAATTCTTCATGTTTTTAATAAGTAAAATCCATATAAAAAAGGCTTACCATAATCCGGTAAGCCTACAACATTTTCCTATGTTATTTTTACATACAGACTCACCCTATCCCCCAAAGGGACAATGCACGTGACTGTGATGTAAAAATAGAACCATCATTAATCTTAACTATAAATTTTCAACAAATATAAGGCATTAAATACAAAATACAAATTATTTCACTATTTTTCTTTCAAATTTATATATTATATCGTTTTTTAGTAACAACGAACTTATCCTAAAAAGAAAGTAACGACCATATAAATACCTGCTGCCAAAAGCGCACTGACAGGAATCGTAAGAATCCATGCGACTAAAAGACTTTTCGTCACACCCCAACGAACCGCAGACAAGCGTTTGGTCGCTCCCACACCGATAATAGCCCCGGTAATGGTATGTGTAGTACTTACGGGAATCTTTAAAATTTCGGTTAAATAAAGCGTGAACGCCCCTGCCGTTTCGGCTACCACTCCCTCCAACGGAGTAACCTTCGTAATTTTCGTTCCCATTGTTTTTACTATCTTCCAACCTCCCGACATCGTCCCCAACGATATGGCCGTAAAGCAGGCAAACGCAACCCAATCGGGCAAATCGGCAATGCTGTTTATACCCATACCTAAACCCATCGAGTGAGCGGCAATCATAGCGGCGGCAATAATACCCATTACTTTCTGGGAATCGTTCAAACCATGCCCGATACTAAACATCGCCGAAGAAACCAACTGTAATTTCTTGAACCAAACTTCGGCCTTATGGGGTTGAACCCGGCGACAAATATGAAGGACCAATATCGTAAATCCGAACGCTACGACCATTCCTATAAAGGGAGCCAAGAAAATAAATGCGGCTATTTTGAGAATAATATTGAGCTGAATCGCCCCGAATCCACTCGCCATAATGGCAGCACCGGCAAATCCTCCGATAAGTGTATGCGACGAAGAAGACGGAATACCTTTCCACCAAGTAATCAAATTCCATGCGATAGCGGCAATCACACCCGACAAAATAATAGGCAGAGTGATAAACTCTTCTACCACGGTCTTGGATACGGTATTGGCTATACCAAACCCACCGATAATGTATTTGGCAATAAAGAACGCGACAAAATTAAAGAAAGCAGCCCACAAAACCGCTTGAAAGGGTGTGAGGACTTTTGTCGACACGATTGTCGCTATCGAATTGGCAGCATCATGAAACCCGTTGATAAAATCGAACAGCAATGCCAGTACAATAA harbors:
- a CDS encoding inorganic phosphate transporter, giving the protein MELLIVIIVLALLFDFINGFHDAANSIATIVSTKVLTPFQAVLWAAFFNFVAFFIAKYIIGGFGIANTVSKTVVEEFITLPIILSGVIAAIAWNLITWWKGIPSSSSHTLIGGFAGAAIMASGFGAIQLNIILKIAAFIFLAPFIGMVVAFGFTILVLHICRRVQPHKAEVWFKKLQLVSSAMFSIGHGLNDSQKVMGIIAAAMIAAHSMGLGMGINSIADLPDWVAFACFTAISLGTMSGGWKIVKTMGTKITKVTPLEGVVAETAGAFTLYLTEILKIPVSTTHTITGAIIGVGATKRLSAVRWGVTKSLLVAWILTIPVSALLAAGIYMVVTFFLG